The Drosophila bipectinata strain 14024-0381.07 chromosome 2L, DbipHiC1v2, whole genome shotgun sequence genome has a segment encoding these proteins:
- the Mhc gene encoding myosin heavy chain, muscle isoform X8, with product MPKPAPNLEDEDPTPYLFVSLEQRRIDQSKPYDSKKNCWIPDEKEGYLLGEIKATKGDIVSVGLPGGETRDLKKDLLQQVNPPKYEKAEDMSNLTYLNDASVLHNLRQRYYNKLIYTYSGLFCVAINPYKRYPVYTNRCAKMYRGKRRNEVPPHIFAISDGAYVDMLTNHVNQSMLITGESGAGKTENTKKVIAYFATVGASTKKDESQKNKGSLEDQVVQTNPVLEAFGNAKTVRNDNSSRFGKFIRIHFGPTGKLAGADIETYLLEKARVISQQSLERSYHIFYQIMSGSVAGVKDICLLTDNIYDYHIVSQGKVTVPSIDDAEEFSLTDQAFDILGFTKQEKEDVYRITAAVMHMGGMKFKQRGREEQAEQDGEEEGGRVSKLFGCDTAELYKNLLKPRIKVGNEFVTQGRNVQQVTNSIGALCKGVFDRLFKWLVKKCNETLDTQQKRQHFIGVLDIAGFEIFDYNGFEQLCINFTNEKLQQFFNHHMFVLEQEEYQREGIEWTFIDFGMDLQLCIDLIEKPMGILSILEEESMFPKATDQTFSEKLTNTHLGKSAPFQKPKPPKPGQQAAHFAIGHYAGVVAYNITGWLEKNKDPLNDTVVDQFKKSQNKLLIEIFADHAGQSGGGEQAKGGRGKKGGGFATVSSAYKEQLNSLMTTLRSTQPHFVRCIIPNEMKQPGLVDAHLVMHQLTCNGVLEGIRICRKGFPNRMVYPDFKMRYKIMCPKQLQGVEKDKKATEIIIKFIDLPEDQYRLGNTKVFFRAGVLGQMEEFRDERLGKIMSWMQAWARGYLSRKGFKKLQEQRVALKVVQRNLRKYLQLRTWPWYKLWQKVKPLLNVSRIEDEIARLEEKAKKAEELHAAEVKVRKELEALNAKLLAEKTALLDSLSGEKGQLQDFQERNAKLTAQKNDLENQLRDIQERLTQEEDARNQLFQQKKKADQEISGLKKDIEDLELNIQKAEQDKATKDHQIRNLNDEIAHQDELINKLNKEKKMQGESNQKTGEELQAAEDKINHLNKVKAKLEQTLDELEDSLEREKKVRGDVEKSKRKVEGDLKLTQEAVADLERNKKELEQTIQRKDKELSSITAKLEDEQVVVGKHQRQIKELQARIEELEEEVEAERQARAKAEKQRADLARELEELGERLEEAGGATSAQIELNKKREAELSKLRRDLEEANIQHESTLANLRKKHNDAVAEMAEQVDQLNKLKAKAEKEKNEYYGQLNDLRAGVDHITNEKAAQEKIAKQLQHTLNEVQSKLDETNRTLNDFDASKKKLSIENSDLLRQLEEAESQVSQLSKIKISLTTQLEDTKRLADEESRERATLLGKFRNLEHDLDNLREQVEEEAEGKADLQRQLSKANAEAQVWRSKYESDGVARSEELEEAKRKLQARLAEAEETIESLNQKCIGLEKTKQRLSTEVEDLQLEVDRANAIANAAEKKQKAFDKIIGEWKLKVDDLAAELDASQKECRNYSTELFRLKGAYEEGQEQLEAVRRENKNLADEVKDLLDQIGEGGRNIHEIEKARKRLEAEKDELQAALEEAEAALEQEENKVLRAQLELSQVRQEIDRRIQEKEEEFENTRKNHQRALDSMQASLEAEAKGKAEALRMKKKLEADINELEIALDHANKANAEAQKNIKRYQQQLKDIQTALEEEQRARDDAREQLGISERRANALQNELEESRTLLEQADRGRRQAEQELADAHEQLNEVSAQNASISAAKRKLESELQTLHSDLDELLNEAKNSEEKAKKAMVDAARLADELRAEQDHAQTQEKLRKALEQQIKELQVRLDEAEANALKGGKKAIQKLEQRVRELENELDGEQRRHADAQKNLRKSERRIKELSFQSEEDRKNHERMQDLVDKLQQKIKTYKRQIEEAEEIAALNLAKFRKAQQELEEAEERADLAEQAISKFRAKGRAGSVGRGASPAPRATSVRPQFDGLAFPPRFDLAPENEF from the exons ATGCCGAAGCCAGCTCCAAATCTTGAGGATGAGGATCCCACCCCATACCTGTTCGTGTCTCTGGAACAGAGACGTATCGATCAATCGAAACCCTATGATTCGAAGAAGAACTGTTGGATCCCCGACGAGAAGGAGGGTTATCTCCTTGGTGAGATCAAGGCCACCAAGGGCGATATCGTCTCCGTCGGCTTGCCTGGTGGAGAG acacGAGACCTCAAGAAAGATCTGCTCCAGCAAGTGAACCCTCCAAAATACGAAAAAGCTGAGGATATGTCCAACTTGACATACCTTAACGATGCCTCTGTGCTCCATAACTTGAGACAGAGATACTACAACAAGCTCATCTAC ACCTACTCTGGTCTTTTCTGCGTTGCCATCAATCCTTACAAGCGCTACCCCGTATATACCAACCGTTGCGCTAAGATGTACCGTGGCAAGCGCCGTAATGAGGTGCCACCCCACATTTTCGCCATCTCTGACGGTGCCTACGTCGACATGTTGACCAACCACGTGAATCAATCTATGTTGATCACCGGTGAGTCTGGTGCCGGAAAGACTGAGAACACCAAGAAGGTCATTGCGTACTTCGCCACTGTTGGCGCTTCCACCAAGAAGGATGAGTCGCAGAAGAACAAGGGTTCCCTGGAAGATCAGGTTGTGCAGACTAACCCTGTGCTTGAGGCTTTCGGTAATGCCAAGACCGTGCGTAACGATAACTCTTCTCGTTTC GGTAAATTCATCCGTATCCACTTCGGACCTACTGGTAAACTGGCTGGTGCTGATATTGAGACCT ATCTGCTGGAGAAGGCCCGTGTCATCTCCCAGCAGTCCCTGGAGCGTTCCTACCACATCTTCTACCAGATCATGTCTGGCTCCGTTGCCGGTGTTAAAG ACATTTGTCTGTTGACCGATAACATCTACGATTACCACATTGTCTCCCAGGGCAAGGTCACTGTACCCAGTATCGATGATGCTGAGGAGTTCTCCCTCACCGAT CAAGCCTTCGACATTCTGGGCTTCACCAAGCAGGAGAAGGAGGATGTGTACAGGATCACCGCCGCTGTCATGCACATGGGTGGCATGAAGTTCAAGCAACGTGGTCGCGAGGAGCAGGCTGAGCAGGACGGTGAGGAGGAGGGTGGCCGTGTGTCCAAGCTGTTCGGCTGCGACACCGCTGAGCTGTACAAGAACTTGCTCAAGCCCCGCATCAAGGTCGGTAACGAGTTCGTCACCCAGGGCCGTAACGTCCAGCAGGTCACCAACTCGATCGgtgccctctgcaagggtgtcTTCGATCGTCTGTTCAAGTGGCTGGTCAAGAAGTGTAACGAGACTCTGGATACCCAGCAGAAGCGTCAGCACTTCATTGGTGTACTGGATATTGCTGGTTTTGAAATCTTCGAC TACAACGGTTTCGAACAATTGTGCATCAATTTCACTAACGAAAAACTGCAACAATTCTTCAATCATCACATGTTCGTTTTGGAACAAGAAGAATACCAGCGCGAGGGCATCGAATGGACCTTCATTGATTTCGGCATGGATCTGCAATTGTGTATTGATCTGATCGAAAAG CCTATGGGTATCCTGTCCATCCTTGAAGAAGAGTCTATGTTCCCCAAGGCCACCGATCAGACCTTCTCGGAGAAGCTGACCAACACCCATTTGGGCAAGTCGGCTCCATTCCAGAAGCCCAAGCCCCCAAAGCCCGGCCAGCAGGCTGCCCACTTTGCCATCGGCCATTATGCTGGTGTTGTGGCCTACAACATCACCGGTTGGTTGGAGAAGAACAAGGATCCTCTGAACGACACTGTTGTCGACCAGTTCAAGAAGTCGCAGAACAAGCTGCTGATCGAAATCTTCGCCGATCACGCCGGACAGTCGGGCGGCGGTGAACAGGCCAAGGGAGGTCGTGGCAAGAAGGGCGGTGGCTTCGCCACTGTGTCCTCTGCCTACAAGGAGCAGTTGAACAGCTTGATGACCACTCTGCGCTCCACCCAGCCTCACTTCGTCCGTTGCATCATTCCCAACGAGATGAAGCAGCCTGGACTTGTTGATGCCCACTTGGTCATGCACCAGCTGACCTGTAACGGTGTGCTTGAAGGTATCCGTATTTGCCGTAAGGGCTTCCCCAACAGGATGGTCTACCCTGACTTCAAGATGCG CTACAAGATCATGTGCCCCAAGCAATTGCAGGGCGTTGAGAAAGACAAAAAGGCCACTGAAATAATCATTAAGTTTATCGATTTGCCCGAAGATCAGTACCGTCTGGGTAACACAAAG GTGTTCTTCCGCGCCGGTGTCCTGGGTCAGATGGAGGAGTTCCGTGATGAGCGTCTGGGCAAGATCATGTCCTGGATGCAGGCCTGGGCCCGTGGTTACCTGTCCCGTAAGGGCTTCAAGAAGCTCCAGGAACAGCGCGTCGCCCTCAAGGTTGTCCAGCGCAATCTGCGCAAATACCTGCAGCTCCGCACCTGGCCATGGTACAAACTGTGGCAGAAGGTCAAGCCCCTCCTCAACGTCAGCCGTATCGAGGATGAGATTGCC CGTCTGGAGGAGAAGGCCAAGAAGGCTGAGGAACTGCATGCCGCTGAAGTGAAAGTACGCAAGGAGCTGGAGGCCCTCAACGCCAAGCTGTTGGCTGAGAAGACCGCCCTGCTGGACTCTCTGTCCGGTGAGAAGGGTCAGCTGCAGGACTTCCAGGAGCGCAACGCCAAGTTGACCGCCCAGAAGAACGACCTCGAGAACCAGCTGCGC GACATCCAAGAGCGCCTGACTCAGGAGGAAGATGCCCGCAACCAGCTGTTCCAGCAGAAGAAGAAGGCCGACCAGGAGATCTCTGGCCTGAAGAAGGACATCGAGGATCTGGAGCTGAACATCCAGAAGGCCGAGCAGGACAAGGCCACCAAGGATCACCAGATCCGCAACTTGAACGACGAGATCGCCCACCAGGATGAGCTCATCAACAAGCTGAACAAGGAGAAGAAGATGCAGGGCGAGTCCAACCAGAAGACTGGTGAGGAACTGCAGGCCGCCGAGGACAAGATCAACCACTTGAACAAGGTTAAGGCCAAGCTCGAGCAGACCCTCGACGAGCTCGAGGACTCTCTGGAGCGCGAGAAGAAGGTGCGCGGCGATGTTGAGAAGTCCAAGCGCAAGGTTGAGGGCGACCTCAAGCTCACCCAGGAGGCTGTTGCCGATCTAGAGCGCAACAAGAAGGAACTGGAGCAGACCATCCAGCGCAAGGACAAGGAGCTATCCTCCATCACCGCCAAGCTCGAGGATGAGCAGGTCGTGGTTGGCAAGCACCAGCGCCAGATCAAGGAACTGCAGGCCCGCATTGAGGAGCTCGAGGAGGAGGTCGAGGCTGAGCGCCAGGCCCGCGCCAAGGCTGAGAAGCAGCGCGCCGATCTGGCCCGCGAGCTTGAGGAATTGGGCGAGCGTCTGGAGGAGGCTGGCGGTGCCACCTCTGCCCAGATTGAGCTCAACAAGAAGCGTGAGGCTGAGCTCAGCAAGCTCCGTCGCGATCTTGAGGAGGCCAACATCCAGCACGAGTCCACCCTGGCTAACCTGCGCAAGAAGCACAACGATGCCGTCGCCGAGATGGCCGAGCAGGTTGATCAGCTCAACAAGCTGAAGGCTAA GGCTGAGAAGGAGAAGAACGAGTACTACGGCCAGTTGAACGATCTGCGTGCCGGTGTCGACCACATTACCAACGAGAAG gcTGCCCAGGAGAAGATCGCCAAGCAGCTGCAGCACACCCTCAACGAAGTCCAGTCCAAATTGGATGAGACCAACAGGACTCTGAACGACTTCGATGCCAGCAAGAAGAAGCTGTCCATTGAGAACTCCGATCTGCTCCGCCAGCTGGAGGAGGCCGAGTCCCAGGTGTCTCAGCTGTCCAAGATCAAGATCTCCCTGACCACCCAGCTTGAGGATACCAAGCGTCTGGCCGATGAGGAGTCCCGCGAGCGCGCCACCCTTCTGGGCAAGTTCCGCAACCTGGAGCACGACCTGGACAACCTGCGCGAACAGGTTGAGGAGGAGGCTGAGGGCAAGGCTGATCTGCAGCGCCAGCTCAGCAAGGCCAACGCCGAGGCCCAGGTCTGGCGTAGCAAGTACGAGTCCGATGGTGTTGCCCGCTCtgaggagctggaggaggcCAAGAGGAAGCTGCAGGCCCGTCTCGCCGAGGCTGAGGAGACCATTGAGTCCCTCAACCAGAAGTGCATCGGCCTGGAGAAGACCAAGCAGCGCCTGTCCACCGAAGTGGAGGATCTGCAGCTGGAGGTCGACCGTGCCAACGCCATTGCCAACGCTGCCGAGAAGAAGCAGAAGGCCTTCGACAAGATCATCGGCGAGTGGAAGCTCAAGGTCGATGATTTGGCCGCTGAGCTGGATGCCTCCCAGAAGGAGTGCCGCAACTACTCCACCGAGCTGTTCCGTCTGAAGGGTGCCTACGAGGAGGGCCAGGAGCAGCTGGAGGCTGTGCGTCGTGAGAACAAGAACTTGGCTGATGAGGTCAAGGATCTGCTCGACCAGATCGGTGAGGGTGGCCGCAACATCCATGAGATCGAGAAGGCCCGCAAGCGCCTGGAGGCTGAGAAGGACGAGCTCCAGGCCGCCCTTGAGGAGGCTGAGGCTGCTCTTGAGCAGGAGGAGAACAAGGTGCTGCGCGCCCAGCTGGAGCTGTCCCAGGTCCGCCAGGAAATCGACCGCCGCATCCAGGAGAAGGAAGAGGAGTTCGAGAACACCCGCAAGAACCACCAGCGCGCCCTCGACTCCATGCAGGCTTCCCTTGAGGCTGAGGCCAAGGGCAAGGCTGAGGCCCTGCGCATGAAGAAGAAGCTGGAGGCTGACATCAACGAGCTGGAGATTGCTCTGGATCATGCCAACAAG GCTAACGCCGAGGCCCAGAAGAACATCAAGCGTTACCAGCAACAGCTTAAGGACATCCAGACCGCCCTCGAGGAGGAGCAGCGCGCCCGCGACGATGCCCGCGAACAGCTGGGTATCTCCGAGCGTCGTGCCAACGCCCTCCAGAACGAACTGGAGGAGTCGCGCACTCTGTTGGAGCAGGCCGACCGTGGCCGTCGCCAGGCCGAGCAGGAACTGGCCGATGCCCACGAGCAGTTGAACGAGGTTTCCGCCCAGAACGCCTCCATCTCCGCTGCCAAGAGGAAGCTGGAGTCTGAGCTGCAGACCCTGCACTCCGACCTGGACGAACTCTTGAACGAGGCCAAGAACTCCGAGGAGAAGGCCAAGAAGGCTATGGTTGATGCCGCCCGCCTGGCTGATGAGCTCCGCGCTGAGCAGGATCATGCCCAGACCCAGGAGAAATTGAGGAAGGCTTTGGAGCAGCAGATCAAGGAGCTCCAGGTCCGTCTCGACGAGGCCGAGGCCAACGCCCTCAAGGGAGGCAAGAAGGCCATCCAGAAGCTGGAGCAGCGCGTCCGCGAGCTCGAGAACGAGCTGGATGGTGAGCAGAGGCGACATGCCGATGCCCAGAAGAACTTGCGCAAGTCTGAGCGCCGCATCAAGGAGCTGAGCTTCCAGTCTGAGGAGGACCGCAAGAACCACGAACGCATGCAGGATCTGGTCGACAAGCTGCAACAGAAGATCAAGACATACAAGAGGCAGATCGAGGAGGCTGAGGAAATCGCTGCCCTCAACTTGGCCAAATTCCGCAAGGCTcagcaggagctggaggaggcTGAGGAGCGTGCCGATCTGGCCGAGCAGGCCATCAGCAAATTCCGCGCCAAGGGACGTGCCGGTTCTGTCGGTCGTGGTGCCAGCCCAGCG CCCCGTGCGACGTCCGTCAGGCCACAATTCGACGGATTGGCCTTCCCACCAAGATTCGACCTTGCTCCTGAAAACGAATTCTAA